The following are from one region of the Pueribacillus theae genome:
- the spoIIP gene encoding stage II sporulation protein P, protein MKKMDKPSGIQAYFEGTSLKRLVITGFIGFITISSFILLLTSYEMKYRFASSTIHNWLTNFSSESLIYVMGMENRYFTTILPEESEPPNFSSVAFEFATSIKPGDIRSLLGRELPGFALYDAEIYVAGEGTDYTSLPIESSPPMEVLLAERKASIEELEKYESENEEVKPPAMTTGNKNVVFIYHSHSSESYLPHLEGVKNPNLAHHSKVNITMVGKKFSEELKKRGIGAQADETNIMKKLNERGLKFGSSYRMSREVVQSAMASDKNLAFFFDFHRDSQRRDKTTVTINGKAYSRLFFVIGKANKNYEENLQFAKQLNEKLEKKYPGLSRGIITKDKSQGNGIYNQDLSDRSALLEVGGVDNTMEENYRTAAALADVFSEYYWDGEKVSNK, encoded by the coding sequence ATGAAGAAGATGGACAAACCTTCTGGAATCCAAGCCTATTTTGAAGGGACAAGCCTGAAAAGGCTTGTTATAACGGGATTTATTGGATTTATAACGATTAGTTCCTTTATATTGTTGCTTACTTCGTATGAAATGAAATATCGTTTCGCATCTTCAACCATTCATAATTGGCTTACGAACTTTTCCAGCGAATCATTAATCTATGTGATGGGGATGGAAAACCGCTATTTTACAACGATACTTCCGGAAGAAAGTGAACCTCCGAATTTTTCATCAGTTGCCTTTGAATTTGCGACAAGCATTAAGCCTGGTGATATTCGCAGTCTTCTTGGAAGGGAATTGCCCGGCTTCGCATTATACGATGCGGAAATCTATGTAGCGGGGGAAGGAACGGATTATACGAGCCTGCCTATTGAGTCGTCCCCACCGATGGAGGTGCTTCTGGCAGAACGGAAAGCATCGATTGAAGAACTGGAAAAATATGAATCTGAAAATGAAGAAGTGAAACCACCTGCAATGACAACCGGAAATAAGAACGTTGTGTTTATTTACCATTCCCATAGTTCTGAATCTTATCTTCCCCACTTGGAAGGGGTAAAAAATCCGAATCTCGCCCACCATTCCAAAGTAAATATAACGATGGTCGGAAAAAAATTCAGCGAGGAATTGAAGAAAAGAGGAATCGGTGCCCAGGCCGATGAAACGAACATCATGAAAAAGTTAAATGAAAGAGGTTTAAAATTTGGCAGTTCTTATCGAATGTCACGAGAAGTTGTACAATCTGCCATGGCGAGTGATAAAAATTTAGCTTTTTTCTTTGATTTTCACCGCGATTCTCAGAGGAGAGATAAAACGACAGTTACAATTAATGGGAAAGCGTATTCGAGATTATTTTTCGTCATCGGAAAAGCAAACAAAAATTATGAAGAGAACCTTCAGTTCGCAAAACAATTAAACGAAAAGTTGGAAAAAAAATACCCGGGCTTAAGCAGAGGAATCATTACAAAAGACAAATCGCAGGGAAACGGTATTTATAACCAAGATCTTTCCGATCGTTCCGCGCTTCTTGAGGTTGGCGGCGTTGACAACACGATGGAAGAAAATTATCGTACAGCTGCAGCATTAGCGGATGTTTTTAGTGAATATTATTGGGACGGTGAAAAAGTTTCAAATAAGTGA
- the gpr gene encoding GPR endopeptidase, with protein MEKDISLEKYEIRTDLALEAHEMVVEKEKGTKAEDINGVAVKERNESGIKITTVEISKEGEERIGKKAGRYLTFEMQGIREKDSDLQETVQAIFSKEFAAFLQELNIKKDASCLIVGLGNWNVTPDALGPAVVENVLVTKHLFDLSPESVKEGFRPVSAISPGVMGITGIETSDIINGVIQKTKPDFVIAIDALASRSISRINTTIQISDTGIHPGSGVGNKRKELSFDTLGIPVVAIGIPTVIEAVTIASDTIDFILKHFGKELREGGKPSRKLTPAGMVFGERTVLTDEDLPDKKNREIFMGVVGNLEDEEKKQLIREVLAPLGHNMMVTPKEVDVFIEDMANVIAGGLNASLHGQVNQTNSGIFTK; from the coding sequence ATGGAAAAAGACATTAGTTTGGAAAAGTATGAAATACGCACCGACTTAGCATTAGAAGCTCATGAAATGGTCGTTGAAAAAGAAAAAGGAACAAAAGCCGAAGATATAAATGGAGTCGCCGTAAAAGAAAGAAACGAAAGCGGCATTAAAATAACGACAGTTGAAATTTCGAAAGAAGGGGAAGAGAGAATCGGAAAAAAAGCTGGGCGTTATTTAACATTTGAAATGCAAGGCATCCGCGAAAAAGACTCAGATCTGCAGGAAACGGTTCAAGCTATTTTTTCAAAAGAATTTGCTGCTTTTTTACAGGAGCTCAACATAAAAAAAGATGCAAGCTGCCTTATTGTTGGTTTAGGGAATTGGAATGTGACGCCTGATGCTTTAGGGCCTGCAGTTGTTGAGAATGTGTTAGTGACAAAGCATTTATTTGATCTGTCCCCTGAAAGTGTGAAAGAAGGTTTCCGTCCTGTAAGCGCCATTTCCCCCGGGGTAATGGGGATAACCGGAATTGAAACGAGTGATATCATCAACGGTGTCATACAGAAAACGAAACCGGATTTTGTCATTGCAATTGATGCTTTGGCATCACGTTCGATCAGCCGAATTAATACGACGATACAAATTTCTGATACAGGCATCCATCCAGGTTCAGGGGTTGGAAACAAACGTAAAGAGCTAAGTTTTGATACGCTTGGAATCCCTGTCGTCGCAATTGGGATTCCCACAGTAATTGAGGCGGTAACGATTGCAAGCGATACGATTGACTTTATTTTGAAGCATTTTGGCAAAGAGCTTCGCGAGGGGGGCAAACCATCTAGAAAGCTTACACCTGCCGGCATGGTGTTTGGCGAACGCACTGTATTAACAGATGAGGATTTGCCTGATAAGAAAAACAGGGAAATTTTTATGGGTGTTGTCGGCAACCTTGAGGATGAGGAGAAAAAACAATTGATTCGAGAAGTCCTTGCACCTCTTGGGCATAATATGATGGTTACGCCGAAGGAAGTTGATGTATTTATAGAAGACATGGCAAACGTTATTGCCGGTGGTTTGAACGCCTCACTTCATGGACAAGTAAACCAAACGAACAGCGGAATTTTTACAAAGTGA
- the rpsT gene encoding 30S ribosomal protein S20: MPNIKSAIKRTRQNEQRRAHNTAIKSAMRTAMKSVETKLSNDDIEGAKEAFSFATKKLDKAANKNVIHKNTAARHKERLAKKINAQSK, translated from the coding sequence ATGCCAAATATTAAATCTGCAATTAAACGTACGCGTCAAAACGAACAACGCCGTGCACATAACACTGCAATCAAGTCAGCAATGCGCACAGCGATGAAATCAGTTGAAACGAAACTTTCAAATGATGATATTGAAGGTGCGAAAGAAGCTTTTTCATTCGCAACAAAAAAGCTTGATAAAGCAGCAAACAAAAATGTGATCCACAAAAATACAGCAGCACGCCATAAAGAAAGGCTTGCTAAAAAAATCAACGCTCAAAGCAAGTGA
- a CDS encoding sensor histidine kinase, with translation MRSIRIRTFSILSLLLILMLPWVFYVTAHLLTTKSLSFGTNEAQKENFKKMSNFIETNIENWSNPKWQDDLRGKLQALDMGVEILTESNQEIFQFFPEEDHSFTRAEQFSIMQDGLLIGRVMIFQPNPRGGQMIVAFTGLLLAFFIIGYVMRRFILKPLEKMSLAVRQVAEGDLDVLLPMSPIKEITEVYGGIRIMTEGLQDSMQKQVELEEERRFIIAAVAHDLRTPLFALRGYLDGLEEGIADSPDKQARYLAVCKEKSAQLARLVEDLFTFTKTEYLEMELKKTTVNLPNLLKKSIDSLNPLAKQNNISIITNYFGDDCMIMGDSYLLERAINNLLDNAVRHTPHSGKIFIQCYKDGNRVVFTVQDTGKGFSSEEIHRVFDPLYRGEASRNRSTGGVGLGLTISRRVVRRHGGDLVVDNHSEGGALIKGWIPAHCSNA, from the coding sequence ATGAGATCAATTCGCATTCGCACATTTTCTATACTTAGTTTGCTTTTAATCTTGATGTTGCCATGGGTATTTTACGTAACGGCCCACTTACTAACAACAAAATCACTCAGTTTCGGTACGAATGAAGCTCAGAAAGAAAATTTTAAAAAAATGAGCAACTTCATTGAAACAAATATAGAAAACTGGTCTAACCCCAAATGGCAAGATGATTTAAGAGGAAAGTTACAAGCGTTGGACATGGGTGTAGAAATTTTAACCGAATCAAATCAAGAGATTTTTCAATTTTTCCCTGAGGAGGATCACTCATTTACGCGAGCGGAACAGTTTTCAATTATGCAAGATGGACTCCTAATTGGGAGAGTAATGATTTTTCAGCCGAACCCAAGAGGGGGTCAGATGATTGTGGCCTTTACAGGTTTATTGTTAGCCTTTTTTATCATCGGTTATGTTATGCGAAGGTTCATTCTCAAACCGCTTGAGAAAATGAGCCTGGCAGTCCGACAAGTCGCAGAAGGCGATTTGGATGTCCTATTGCCAATGTCCCCGATCAAAGAAATTACGGAAGTATATGGTGGAATTCGAATAATGACAGAAGGTCTCCAAGATTCCATGCAAAAACAAGTGGAATTGGAAGAAGAACGACGATTTATCATTGCTGCAGTCGCCCACGATTTACGGACACCATTATTCGCCTTACGAGGTTATTTGGATGGTCTAGAGGAAGGAATTGCTGATTCTCCAGATAAACAAGCAAGGTATCTGGCGGTTTGTAAGGAAAAGTCAGCACAATTGGCCCGTCTTGTCGAGGATCTTTTTACATTTACAAAGACGGAATATTTGGAGATGGAACTCAAAAAAACCACGGTTAATCTTCCGAATTTATTAAAGAAGTCGATTGATAGCCTGAATCCACTAGCTAAGCAAAACAACATCTCGATTATCACAAACTATTTTGGGGACGATTGTATGATCATGGGCGATTCGTATTTATTAGAGCGCGCAATAAATAACTTATTGGATAATGCTGTCAGACATACACCACACTCTGGTAAAATTTTTATACAATGCTATAAGGACGGTAACAGAGTGGTCTTTACTGTTCAAGATACGGGGAAAGGTTTCTCTTCCGAAGAGATTCATCGCGTTTTTGATCCACTATATCGCGGTGAAGCATCACGAAATCGTTCAACCGGAGGGGTGGGGTTAGGGTTAACTATTTCAAGAAGGGTCGTTAGACGACACGGGGGTGACCTTGTCGTAGATAACCATTCAGAAGGCGGTGCACTGATAAAAGGTTGGATACCAGCTCACTGTTCTAATGCTTGA
- a CDS encoding response regulator transcription factor has protein sequence MKEIQTILVVDDDKSIVELLRDFLENDGFYVKTAYDADQALSTLKQITIDCIILDIMMPRQNGFEFCRQVREKSDIPILFLSALSDDVDKIRGLALGGDDYIVKTASPGEIIARVKAVLRRSGSQKGFNRTILDYGGLTLDLSTREVFVEGRSISLTPKEYELLRLFAEHPQIVFTYDQLLEKFWDGIGDKHTVRVHISRLREKVESDPSEPKYIVNVWGIGYRFKGE, from the coding sequence GTGAAGGAAATACAGACGATTCTGGTTGTGGATGATGACAAAAGCATTGTCGAACTACTAAGGGACTTCTTGGAGAATGACGGTTTCTATGTAAAAACCGCTTATGACGCCGATCAAGCACTGTCCACACTTAAGCAGATTACAATTGATTGCATCATTCTTGACATCATGATGCCGAGACAAAATGGTTTCGAGTTCTGTAGGCAGGTACGGGAGAAAAGTGACATTCCTATCCTCTTCTTGAGCGCCCTCAGTGATGATGTAGATAAAATTCGCGGGCTGGCCCTTGGAGGGGATGATTATATAGTTAAAACTGCATCTCCGGGTGAGATTATTGCCCGAGTGAAGGCTGTATTGCGACGCTCTGGTTCCCAGAAGGGATTTAACAGGACGATCTTGGATTATGGTGGCCTGACTTTGGATTTATCCACAAGAGAAGTATTTGTAGAGGGAAGATCCATCTCACTTACGCCAAAAGAATATGAATTATTGCGACTGTTTGCCGAGCATCCGCAAATTGTTTTTACATATGATCAATTACTTGAAAAATTTTGGGATGGAATTGGCGATAAACATACTGTCCGCGTCCATATTAGCCGCCTACGTGAGAAAGTTGAGTCCGATCCAAGCGAACCAAAATATATAGTCAATGTCTGGGGTATAGGCTACCGTTTTAAAGGAGAATAA
- a CDS encoding DUF2269 family protein, producing MYSFIVFVHVIGALLLGSFLAFPVAFKSPLSRSGHELKISVKTLVGFTRFGHYALILLIITGGWMVMGYATYPSLLWVVLSFILLMLIGALIGMIQNNLKRVILAEDPDNALQRNKAKLNTLGWFTFVLIFTVVFVMTNRGLFA from the coding sequence ATGTATTCATTTATTGTATTTGTTCATGTAATAGGTGCTTTATTGCTCGGTAGTTTTTTAGCTTTTCCAGTTGCGTTTAAATCTCCTTTGTCACGTTCAGGTCATGAATTAAAAATATCTGTTAAAACATTGGTAGGCTTTACCCGCTTTGGCCATTATGCATTAATTTTGTTAATCATTACAGGAGGATGGATGGTAATGGGATATGCCACTTATCCTTCTTTGTTATGGGTGGTGCTATCATTCATCCTGCTTATGCTTATTGGTGCTTTGATCGGTATGATACAAAATAACTTGAAACGAGTCATTCTTGCAGAGGATCCTGACAATGCGTTGCAACGAAATAAGGCCAAACTTAATACACTCGGTTGGTTTACATTTGTGCTTATTTTTACTGTTGTTTTTGTTATGACAAATCGTGGTTTATTTGCCTAA
- a CDS encoding DUF2306 domain-containing protein codes for MKNNIWIIFLIVSFMWVMHTFSKNFMVDPTLQNFLAKKDEVLTNESLWILMIRLHIIFAIISLITGPLGVIKKLRMKSIQFHRWNGRVYALSILLNFIPGIYVSFFATGGWLSTIGFLVLNTLWFGTTILGYINIRRKNVIKHSSWMSRSFFLAFANMIIYIIVAISHNALQFSYGTSYTIAVWLCWVISLCIAETMIRKKVFI; via the coding sequence ATGAAAAATAACATTTGGATCATTTTTTTAATCGTGTCGTTCATGTGGGTCATGCATACATTTTCAAAAAACTTCATGGTTGATCCCACTCTTCAGAACTTTCTTGCTAAAAAAGATGAAGTTTTAACTAACGAATCGTTGTGGATACTTATGATCAGGTTACATATAATTTTTGCTATTATCTCCCTTATCACTGGACCTTTGGGTGTGATCAAGAAATTACGAATGAAATCTATCCAATTTCATCGTTGGAATGGTCGAGTCTATGCGCTGTCTATTTTGTTAAATTTTATCCCTGGTATTTACGTTTCTTTTTTTGCAACAGGAGGATGGTTGAGCACCATTGGATTTCTCGTTTTAAATACACTATGGTTTGGTACAACAATTCTAGGCTATATCAATATTAGAAGAAAAAATGTGATAAAGCATAGTTCATGGATGTCAAGAAGCTTCTTTCTTGCCTTTGCCAATATGATCATCTACATCATTGTGGCCATTTCGCACAATGCCTTGCAATTTTCATATGGTACTTCCTACACAATTGCTGTATGGTTATGCTGGGTGATCAGTTTATGCATTGCTGAAACCATGATAAGAAAAAAAGTATTTATATAA
- the holA gene encoding DNA polymerase III subunit delta, whose translation MGKDFPLYLLYGSERFLIDEATHEIVKSTLDEDTYDFNLAIYDMGEVAIEEAIDDAETLPFLADKRVVVIKNPLFLTSEKQKNIEHNVKKLEEYIKNPSPHSIVIFEAPYEKLDERKKIVKELKKSAKVISAVPLKGKALIEWLKKEASELHFSIDDDALKKLVLLAGTELRKLKNEMAKLALYIEEGESVTEEMIDRLVARTLEDNVFVLVDHVVNQRMEKAFQTLYDLFEQKEEPIKLVGLLARQFRIIYQVKELSRRGYSQKQMASFLKLHPYAVQQAIRQGKNFSEAECFRLIDKLAEADYQMKSGKFEKHLLLELLFAEIPDRSTG comes from the coding sequence GTGGGTAAAGATTTTCCTCTTTATTTATTATATGGAAGTGAAAGGTTTTTAATCGACGAAGCAACACATGAAATTGTGAAATCAACTTTGGACGAAGATACATATGATTTTAATTTGGCTATTTATGATATGGGGGAAGTGGCAATCGAAGAAGCCATAGATGACGCTGAAACATTACCGTTTTTGGCTGATAAACGGGTTGTCGTCATAAAAAATCCTCTTTTTTTAACGTCTGAAAAACAAAAAAATATCGAGCACAATGTTAAAAAGCTCGAAGAGTATATAAAGAATCCTTCACCGCATTCTATTGTTATATTCGAAGCGCCGTATGAAAAGCTTGATGAACGCAAGAAAATAGTGAAGGAACTTAAAAAATCAGCGAAAGTAATATCGGCCGTCCCTTTAAAAGGCAAAGCATTAATTGAATGGCTAAAAAAAGAAGCAAGCGAGCTTCACTTTTCAATCGATGATGACGCATTAAAAAAACTTGTGCTGCTCGCAGGCACTGAACTTAGAAAGTTGAAGAATGAAATGGCAAAGCTTGCCCTTTATATTGAAGAAGGGGAGAGTGTGACTGAAGAGATGATTGATCGGCTTGTCGCGCGCACCTTGGAAGACAATGTGTTCGTGCTAGTCGATCATGTGGTGAACCAACGTATGGAAAAAGCATTCCAAACCCTTTACGATCTGTTTGAGCAAAAAGAAGAACCAATAAAGCTCGTTGGGCTTCTCGCAAGACAGTTTCGAATCATTTATCAAGTAAAGGAGTTATCGAGAAGGGGATATTCTCAAAAGCAAATGGCTTCTTTTTTAAAGCTCCATCCTTATGCCGTTCAGCAGGCAATAAGGCAAGGAAAAAATTTTTCTGAAGCAGAATGCTTTCGGCTCATTGACAAATTAGCTGAGGCGGACTACCAAATGAAAAGCGGAAAATTTGAAAAGCATTTATTATTGGAGCTTCTTTTTGCAGAAATTCCCGATCGCTCTACTGGGTAA
- a CDS encoding YqzM family protein, with amino-acid sequence MNEFEKDVQSKTNDVIDSGFGFIFSFVFFSLIFFIGVIMKAVG; translated from the coding sequence ATGAATGAATTTGAAAAAGATGTTCAAAGTAAAACGAACGATGTCATTGATTCTGGGTTTGGCTTTATTTTTTCATTTGTATTTTTTAGCCTTATATTCTTTATCGGCGTGATTATGAAAGCTGTCGGCTAA
- a CDS encoding DNA internalization-related competence protein ComEC/Rec2 yields MKANGFVFVLSGMIGVLIPSHPLFAFVFMLLLIFLLMKIKSKRLIVLCIAVLLLFTFRSYLAFTMNVSKLSGDEDSFYGKIITLPNVDGNHLTFQLRLPSNEKLQVRYYIQSREEKEALAHLKPGMVCHFSGNLQSPDGKRNPGGFDYKKFLNQQAIYWIASPNRLPFCKISSLTFFDRLKQYRQSGINKIEKHFSPESSGIAQALIFGERKGMDNQILEAYQSLGLVHVLAVSGLHVGVIVIFLFWFFIRFGLTREKAAICLLVFLPIYVVLTGAAPSVLRAALMAGAILAAYHLKEKFHPLDTISFAFLAILLFHPYFLFHVGFQLSFIISFSLIVSAKTISKYFYSNVSRLIAISVVAQLSATPILIYYFYQFSLWSLLVNVLFVPLFSSVLLPLSFLSFIVSLFSPFLAAPFIFIFEMLINFVHWSLHLVQRLPFASFTIGQPLPIYIVLYYASIFYGFIQMERQNRLTRSAYRCFIPLFVFASIQLIFPYANPYGKVTMLDVGQGDSILIELPFRKGVYLIDTGGSVFFGEEEDWQIRKNRFDVGKAIVLPALQAKGIRSIDKLILTHGDADHIGGAWALFDEVKIKQIVYGKSEKYEEEEKRLIQKAAAIGIDIAFVEEGMQWKEAGTNFYILGPKENEPSKNNRSILIYTKLGGLSWLFMGDAEEESELRVLHRYPNLNTDVLKVGHHGSKTSSQEPFINSINPKIALISVGKSNLYGHPSEEVIERLAQKNITIFRTDKNGAISYVFSNDKRYFRPTLENEK; encoded by the coding sequence GTGAAAGCAAACGGATTTGTATTTGTTCTCAGCGGGATGATTGGCGTCTTGATACCCAGTCATCCACTATTCGCTTTTGTTTTTATGTTGTTGCTCATTTTTCTTCTAATGAAAATAAAAAGCAAGCGTCTCATCGTTCTTTGCATCGCTGTGCTTCTACTTTTTACGTTTCGCTCTTATCTCGCTTTTACGATGAATGTTTCAAAATTAAGCGGTGATGAAGATTCGTTCTACGGAAAGATCATTACTTTACCGAATGTGGATGGGAATCATCTCACTTTCCAATTACGGCTTCCATCGAACGAAAAGCTGCAAGTTCGCTATTATATACAGTCCCGTGAAGAAAAGGAGGCGCTTGCGCATCTTAAGCCTGGCATGGTATGCCATTTCTCCGGTAATCTTCAGTCACCTGATGGAAAACGCAACCCAGGCGGATTTGATTATAAGAAATTCCTCAACCAGCAAGCGATCTATTGGATTGCATCACCGAATCGCTTACCATTTTGTAAAATCTCCTCACTTACTTTTTTCGATCGGTTAAAACAATATAGGCAATCAGGCATTAATAAAATTGAAAAGCATTTTTCCCCGGAATCTTCAGGGATTGCGCAGGCATTAATTTTTGGGGAAAGAAAAGGGATGGACAACCAAATATTAGAAGCCTATCAATCGCTCGGTTTAGTTCATGTGTTAGCTGTATCGGGCCTTCATGTTGGCGTCATTGTCATTTTTCTTTTTTGGTTTTTTATCCGTTTTGGACTGACAAGAGAAAAAGCGGCCATCTGCCTGTTGGTTTTTTTACCCATTTATGTCGTTTTAACAGGTGCTGCCCCCTCCGTTTTAAGAGCGGCTCTGATGGCTGGTGCTATATTGGCAGCATATCATTTGAAAGAGAAATTCCATCCTCTTGATACCATTTCATTTGCATTTTTGGCAATCCTTTTATTTCATCCATATTTCCTTTTCCATGTTGGTTTTCAATTGTCATTTATCATTAGCTTTTCTTTAATTGTTTCGGCAAAAACCATTAGTAAATATTTTTACAGCAATGTTTCCCGGCTCATCGCGATTTCGGTTGTTGCACAACTGTCAGCGACCCCAATTTTAATTTATTATTTTTACCAGTTTTCATTATGGAGCCTTCTTGTCAATGTGTTGTTTGTTCCTCTGTTTTCTTCCGTTTTATTGCCTCTCTCATTTCTTAGTTTTATCGTTAGCTTATTCTCGCCATTTCTTGCTGCTCCGTTTATTTTTATATTTGAAATGTTAATAAATTTTGTTCATTGGTCACTTCATCTCGTGCAACGTTTGCCTTTTGCATCTTTTACGATCGGACAGCCTCTTCCGATTTATATCGTATTGTATTATGCGTCGATCTTTTATGGATTTATACAAATGGAAAGGCAAAATAGACTAACGCGCTCTGCGTATCGTTGCTTCATTCCTTTATTTGTATTCGCAAGTATTCAACTTATCTTTCCTTATGCGAATCCTTATGGCAAGGTAACAATGCTTGATGTTGGACAAGGGGACAGCATTTTAATTGAATTGCCATTTCGAAAAGGGGTTTATTTAATTGATACGGGCGGTTCGGTGTTTTTCGGCGAGGAAGAGGATTGGCAAATAAGAAAGAATCGATTCGATGTTGGCAAAGCGATCGTATTGCCTGCTCTTCAAGCGAAAGGCATTCGAAGCATTGACAAGCTTATTTTAACTCATGGCGATGCTGATCATATCGGAGGGGCTTGGGCGCTTTTTGATGAAGTGAAAATAAAGCAAATCGTCTATGGAAAAAGTGAAAAATATGAAGAGGAAGAAAAGCGTTTGATTCAAAAAGCAGCGGCGATTGGGATAGATATTGCTTTCGTTGAAGAAGGCATGCAATGGAAGGAAGCGGGAACAAACTTTTATATTCTTGGCCCAAAAGAGAATGAGCCAAGCAAAAACAATCGATCGATCCTTATTTATACAAAGCTAGGCGGTCTATCTTGGCTTTTTATGGGTGATGCCGAGGAAGAAAGTGAATTGCGAGTTCTTCATCGATATCCAAATCTCAACACGGATGTGCTGAAAGTAGGGCACCACGGGAGTAAAACATCCTCACAGGAACCATTTATAAACAGCATCAATCCTAAAATTGCCCTCATTTCCGTAGGGAAATCCAATTTATACGGCCATCCGAGCGAAGAAGTGATTGAACGTTTGGCGCAAAAAAACATTACAATTTTTCGAACAGATAAAAATGGCGCGATATCTTACGTTTTTTCAAATGATAAAAGGTATTTTCGTCCCACTTTGGAAAATGAAAAGTGA
- a CDS encoding ComE operon protein 2 translates to MERLSWHQYFMAQSHLLALRSTCDRLTVGATITRDNRIIAGGYNGSISGGVHCSDEGCYVIDGHCVRTIHAEMNAILQCAKFGVPTEGATIYVTHFPCLQCCKAIIQSGIKKVYYAKDYRNHPYAVQLFQEANVHTEQIELDEMILEAKGKEKLEFIAELLNRLTEAGVNEEEVKTFYEKASALFSD, encoded by the coding sequence TTGGAAAGATTATCATGGCATCAATATTTTATGGCACAGAGCCACCTTCTCGCCTTGAGAAGCACATGTGATCGCCTAACTGTAGGGGCGACCATTACACGTGACAACCGAATTATTGCGGGGGGATATAACGGTTCCATTTCAGGCGGCGTCCATTGTTCGGATGAAGGCTGCTATGTGATTGATGGACATTGTGTAAGAACGATACACGCAGAAATGAATGCAATTCTTCAATGTGCAAAATTCGGTGTGCCAACTGAAGGTGCAACAATCTACGTGACCCATTTTCCATGCTTGCAATGTTGCAAAGCGATCATTCAAAGCGGAATAAAGAAAGTCTACTATGCAAAAGATTATCGAAACCACCCTTACGCTGTCCAACTGTTTCAAGAGGCAAACGTTCACACGGAACAAATTGAACTTGATGAAATGATTTTAGAGGCAAAGGGAAAGGAAAAGCTAGAATTTATTGCCGAACTGCTTAACCGTTTAACAGAAGCTGGAGTAAACGAAGAAGAAGTAAAAACATTCTATGAGAAAGCAAGCGCTCTATTTAGCGACTAG
- a CDS encoding helix-hairpin-helix domain-containing protein: MFSKREKIMAIVVVSSLLLAGWAFLNKEKDEDAAIFFQEEMLQNENGEKNNEEPVEEAAVQEIMIDVKGAVKNPGVYTMEQGDRVIDAIEKSGGLLKNADEKQINLAGMIKDEMVIYVPKHGEEAETPIVTQNNPNVAEGGDKVKINSASSEELQKLPGIGPAKAEAIISYREENGAFKSVDDLLNVSGIGVKSLEKLKDIITID; this comes from the coding sequence ATGTTTTCAAAACGAGAAAAAATCATGGCAATCGTTGTTGTTTCATCTTTGCTTCTGGCAGGATGGGCTTTTTTGAATAAAGAGAAGGATGAAGATGCGGCAATCTTTTTCCAAGAAGAAATGTTACAGAATGAAAATGGCGAAAAAAATAATGAGGAACCAGTAGAGGAAGCGGCGGTACAAGAAATTATGATTGATGTGAAAGGTGCTGTAAAAAATCCAGGTGTCTATACAATGGAACAAGGTGACAGGGTTATTGACGCGATTGAAAAATCAGGCGGCTTATTAAAAAATGCAGACGAAAAACAAATTAACCTTGCAGGAATGATAAAGGATGAAATGGTTATTTATGTGCCAAAGCACGGTGAAGAAGCAGAAACACCGATCGTTACACAAAATAATCCAAACGTGGCAGAAGGTGGCGATAAGGTAAAGATTAATTCTGCTAGCTCTGAAGAACTTCAAAAGTTACCAGGCATTGGGCCGGCAAAAGCGGAAGCAATCATTTCTTATAGAGAAGAAAATGGCGCATTTAAGTCAGTTGATGACCTTTTGAATGTATCAGGCATCGGGGTAAAATCATTGGAAAAGTTGAAAGATATCATTACAATTGATTAG